The DNA window CGACGTGCGGATTAATACAGGATGAGTGTAGCAGAGCCACAGGGCATGAAGAATTGATTAGTTCTAACTAAGTAACGACTGACATGAGCAACGGAATGTTCCAGATTCTTTGAAGTGTTATCTTCCTTCTACCGCATTCCTGAGCCACAGGAATGGGGCTAGAATTTAGACCTTTTAAAGGGGGAAAAGAAACAAACTACTTAttaacatttttaacatttagatTTAAAAATTGGGAAGAATGCAGATGAATTAAATGTCATGCTTCGTGTTTAATAGAAATAAAGCTACTCTTTGCAAGAAAATGTGTTACTTCTAATTTAGTACATTAGAGAAAGGTATGAGCTAATTATATTTTTCATAACATGAGCAAACTCATTTTCCCAAAATTCCATTCTTTGGCTTAATTGGTATGTTAATAACTACCACCAAGACTTGGCTCAGTGGCTGTTTACATCCATTGTAAATTGTTGGAGTGAAATTACTGTTTTCCACCTCATttatttactatttatttttCCTTAGAGCTAATCGCAGAAACATCTTTTTATGAATACATTCTAATTAGTTTCTTGATATCAAACTCACATCTCCATTATTCAGACCTAACCCACTGTGCCCCCAGATGCAAAGGATCAAGTTATGGCTGATGAAGTTTTAATCCTTCCAGTTCAATGCCCTATACCATAATTCATTTACAATATTAATCTCTCCCCCTACCACCCACCACAGGACTTCACTCTTTCCTTACTTCTTAAAGCCCATTTTCTCCAATTGTTGGAGCAGCTTGAGATGACAATAACCTAAAGAGCTCCTAGAATTACACCCTAGAGCTGATTTTTGTCTCAGTTCATTCTTTCTCTTTGGAATACGAGATATATTGGCAAGTCtaccatttattgcccatcctcaACTGCCCCTTGTAAAGGTAATGATCTCCACAGAGTGGTTTTCTGGGCTATTTCAAAGAATATTTAAGAGTTAGACTCCAGGAGTAGGTCTGGAACAAGTAAGAGAGGCAGGTTTCTCCACCTGACAACATTGTTcacttttaaaaaggaaaaatctGGTAGAATTTGTGATTATCATTACTGAGCACAGTTTCTGCTGTTTTTCCAAATTCCAGAATTACTCATTGAATTTGAAttccagaatcaggatttattgccatgaacaagtcatgaaatttggtgtttcatggcagcatcatagagcaaatattcgtattataaccatcttacaacattactataaaaaataaaaataacaatgcacaaaaagtaaggcagtgtctttggttcattgattattcaggaatctgatggcagcagggaagaagctgtccttgtgccattgagagcTTGTCTTtagacttctgttcctttatcctgatggtagcagagtgaagagggcgtggcctgggtggtgggggtctttaaggatagaggctgattttttaagataccaccttatgtagatgtcctcgatggagtgaagtctggtgcctgtgatattgtaggccgagttaacaatcctctggagtttattcttgtcctgagatttggcacctccataccaggcagtgatgcaaccagctagaaagctatccacggtacacttgtagaagtttacaagagtcttcggtggcataccaaacttccacagactcctcacaaagtataggcaTTGGTAAtgacatcaacatggagggttcaggacagattctcagagatgtgacacccaggaatttgaagttcttgaccctctccactactgagccctcaatgaggactgggtcgtgttcccctgacttccacaGTTGTCATGGAGAGATTTGAACTTTGGTCTCTGAAATGTTACTAATCTGCAAAtaacttttcttttaaatcaaaaatagactttattcaaaattaattattttcaagTGGAAAATCATGCAGAGACTGTTCCCACCTTTGCTTTCATATCCATACGTACCCGTCCCTGTTCATTGTTACATTTGATTCCATTTACACCATtatcaccactgtggcaccttgtcacttCTCCACTCTCTGTCCTTTGAGGGACTTCCAAGTCTCAGCCCTTAAATGTCCAGTACGGGAGAGGGGGTGGAACTCCTAGCTGTGGTTCTTCCCCAAAGCACCCTTGCATTGACTGTACCAAACTTTAATAGGTCCCTCAGGATgtacttctgcagcctggaatgtgccagtcggcagcatacCCTCGTCAACATTTCCACGAACTGAAAGActaacaggtttcaggcagaccaaagtacATCCTTCACCAAGattatggtcttccagcagttctggacatCTGACTCTGTGTGCATCCCCAGGAACAGCACAttgatcagagagtcctctgtcacgctgtTGCTGGGGCTtaactgtgacaaggacccttgcattcttctccacacactcttagtgaatctgcaatcagcaaagaggtgggcaaacatGTCCACTCTAACGTTGTCATCTCAGGGACGACAAGCAGGTGGGTGATGTTGTTCCGgtcatacaggaaggatctgactgggagggctcctctcaccaccagccaggctAAGCCCTGGTGTTTTTTGTGAGCCCTAGCgatgacctggatggtctgctcAGATTACCACCCCATCAGGTCCATCAAGTCATCCTCTCTCAGTATCTGCAGGAgtttctgtgctgaccactgcctgatagccttgtggtcaaaggtcttttcttcttcttaaaatagactttattcacaataaattatttacaaaaaaaaaacgttcaaagtcttttcacacccaCAGTGTCAATCATATCCCTACATTTCCATCAAAGTACATTGTTAAATTTGTACCCTAAATTCACCATTAGCACCCCTGTGGCTTCTTGTCACTTCTCTCCActattcctcccccaccccacctctgctTCTGAAGGACTTCCTGCTCCGGTAATCTCAACTTTGTGCTAAGTCTGACACCAACCAATGAAGAATTTATCCCAGATTAAACATCCCAGATATCCATAGAGGCATCATCAATTGAATCACCTTCATCAATTGTTGATGTTAATTCACGAAAGGATCCAACATTTTCTTCAGACATGATTTGCCTGCAATGGAACCACATTGGCTTTCACTTCCTTACTCATGTTCTTTTACAAATGCAAATTACTTTCACCACAGATATTACTCCAGCAGTTGCAGTGACCAATCAACTCTCCCACAATGTTTGGGactctgcagttgctggaattacTCCTTTATCCCAAGAAATGTGAAACCTTAGCTATCATTTCCCCCACTTTCAACAGCAACTTGGATGGATCATACGTCAACTGGGTGACGTTCCTGGAGTACTGGCAAACATTCATGGACCTCATTTTTACCTCGCATCCAATGTTCTAAACATGTTAACTGCAATACTGACACCATCCACTACTTTCGCAAAGAGAGAGAGCATTCATTAAACCTCAGCCATCCCTGTAGCCTCCAAAAGATGTTTTTTCCTCTATCATCTTCATTTTTTCTTTGATCATCAGTTAGTTTATAAAGACCTATTGTTTCAAAATTGTACAACCGCCCAGCATTTCTGCAAGAAACGCCACCCATTTCTTGTGTAACACTCCCAAATGTGCAAGCTCAGGACTCCCTTGCAGACATAGTTGAACACATTAGTCGCAAGCTTCCATGCAGTTGACTGCAAAGTGCAGACAACTGCACTCTGATACAGCACTATATAGTCAAGAGTTAGAAAGAAGAGTATGACGATCGAACCAGGCTAAATCTGGGGTGGATTCAGTAATTCCAGATacttcaatggaaatgaatggggGAGGAATACTTTTCAGATaactgacatttttaaaaaataataattttattaatttacctgctgagcctctccggcattttgtgttcttttttaacttcaaccaccgtgtctgcagaattttgtgttttacttattcATTTAAATGTGTTTTAAAGTACATTTTCAATTAATAACTATGACATCCATGCATCTTGACAGCCAGCAATTTAATTGGCTGTCAAAGCACTTCAGTGGGATTGGAGCATTGAAAACTTGTCATTCTGCAGGATCACACTGAATGGGTCAAACCTGGGTTCTTTGTACCAGAGGGCCTTTAAAGTGAGGCTTAGTGATTAGGAACCTGCAACCTTTAGCACTGAACAACTTGACATAGATTTCATGCCATTGTTCATTTTCCTCCACATTCAGTTATTCTTTCATCTCACTTTTCAATTATCCTGCTAAATTCTGCTcaattttctaacattttatgAGCCTGACATTGAGCTGAGGCAATGTTTGTGATTTGATTGTTGTCTCCATTTCTTCAGTTGCCTAGGGAGTTCGAGTTTAAGTTACCTTTCTTTTCCCTCACAAGAGAACTTAGTCTGTACCCACAATATGTTCTCTTTGAAGCTCCCTTATAGCCCAATTGTTAGGTTATGAGGGTATCTTGAAGATGATGGAATATTCTCTATTTACCTGAATGAATGTAGTGTCAACAACACTCAAGAAGCTTGCCAACACCCAGGACTGTCCATCATTGTAAATATTCCTTTACCTTCATCACTGAACACAAGAAtttcagaaataggagcaggaggaggccatccagcccttcaagcctgctccgctattcaatgagatcatagctgatctgatgataggctcatctccacctacctgccttttccccatatcccttaattcccctaccatATAAATTGATGTGTTCTTGCTGTATATTTCACAATGATTATTCACTTAGACTTCTCGGGCAGGTCATCCCATTCCACAATCTCTTTCACCAAGAAATAGTGCAGGTGTAAGTTCTCTTCCAAGTTGCACAATATCACGATCTGGGAAAAATAAAACTATCCTGTCATCACAGGATCCAAATTCTCAAATGCCCTTCCAACCAGTGCTACAGAAATACCTTTATTAGAGGGACCACAGTGCTTCAAGAAGTCACGCTCGTACTACATCCTCAGGGCAATTAGAAATGGGCAATAAATAGTCTTGCCAGTAACACCTTCAACATACACAAAAAAGTTATAAAATCATATTAACTTTGAAGCTGAATAATATTCTCTTTTATTGATCAAGGCACCAAAAGGTCCATGCATTCTCAATAAAAGAACCTCAAGAAGTAATGGATATCACAATTGCCCCACTCTTCCTTTAATCTTGATTCGCTGAGTCCTTTTGAGCAAAAATTATAAAATCTTTGCTTAAACTTATATTTATGGATGTATTTAACATAAAGATATTCATGTGAAAATAAGTGTGCACTTTTTCTTTTATGCCACAAGTATATAAAAATGTACATTCCAAAATCATCTCAAACTAATTCGAGcagtcagttaaaaaaaaatcaaggtagcCACAAAATAACAAGTAGCTGGGTAACCAAGAGCAGATAATAAAGTGATAGTTCAAACTTCATCACTGACTGGAAAACAAAATTCAAGGGTTTTGCATCAATATCTGAAAGAtacaagtaaaaacataaaactggagaaactcagcaggtcaagcagtgtcctttatgtagcaaaggtaaaaatacataaccgatgtttcgagcttgagcccttcatcatatcTGGAGTATCtggcgtgcagttctggtctccagatagcattaacatcgactttttccGTTTTTGCCAACCTGGtctcctctttcttcccccccccccacttccttccccgttctcctccctcccttccctctcccttcactgagctatccctcccttccctctcccttcactgagctatccctcccttccctctcccttcactgagccatccttcccttcccttgaTCACTTCagaccccttcctcccttctcttcctgccttgcgaccacccctccctcctactatcttttgtttggatgcctgccgacattttcccataccttgatgaagggctcaagcccgaaatgtcggttatgtatatttatgttTGCTCTCTaaagcttgacctgctgagcttctccagctttgagtttttaattcaatcacggtgtctacaaatttttgtgttttacttctgaaagATATAACCTTACCCTGCAATCATCCAAGCTGCActtttaaattatttcatatatAGCTTAAGAAAACTAGGTCTATATCTGTCCAACAAAATCTATTTTAATAATCAGACATTCAAAACCATGTCAAATGCTATTAGTATAAAATAGTATTTGGACTCGTGGactcgctgctgaagatccagctgcgctggatgggtcacgtctccagaatggaggaccatcgccttcccaagatcgtattatatggcgagctctccactggccaccgtgacagaggtgcaccaaagaaaaggtacaaggactgcctaaagaaatctcttggtgcctgccacattgaccaccgccagtgggctgataacgcctcaaaccgtgcatcttggcgcctcacagtttggcgggcagcaacctcctttgaagaagaccgcagagcccacctcactgacaaaaggcaaaggaggaaaaacccaacacccaaccccaaccaaccaattttcccttgcaaccgctgcaatcgtgtctgcctgtcccgcatcggacttgtcagccacaaacgagcctgcagctgacgtggactttttaccccctccataaatcttcgtccgcgaagccaagccaaagaagaagaaaatagtatTGATAGTGAGGAATTGAGAATAATGTTATTTTTCCACTCTTCTACTGTGGATATCCCTGTATAGCACTTTTACTCGTGTAAAAGTTTAATTTTCTGgaccattttttaatgtttggactattacatggatactactgTTGAGAGGCTGAAATTCACATTTGAATCCAAAATCAGTAGCAGAAATCCAAATGTCTCTCAACAAATAAGGAACAAAAGCAATTAATGTAATAATACAGAGCGAGAGGTCACTTGTCCCTCAAGCAGATGCTGATCTGCAGTGTGTCGAGTTGGGTGCATGGTGACATTGGTAACACTGAACGACAAATTTTCTACAaaaaatttgcttcctgaacaaaaaTTGGGgactatgatagacaacttcaagttgaatacgaagataatttagatttgctgtatcactcaggaagttggagaaacattaaatcaacttttattggATTTAGCATATTTAGTCACATCATGATGCGgacttttgtttgtactcagcatctgatgcctctcgtgtcagtgtcgaacaatagttggccagcattgatggattccagttgccctgacacTGCTTTTCAACAAAGTCCTGGTgaaagcagggaagaagtccaagtgcgaatgcaaaaatgaattttcaatgacatgtggctCATCGTGGTTTTTttatgcttgaagtagatttaaaatatgacaggaaatcacaaaaatagggtaTATGTGAAAaacggtacatgataggaaattgTGAAAGTGATTTTTATGATCATCAgctcaaaatctataaaatagaCCCAAAGGTTTTTAGGAACCAAAATTTTCATTGTCTTGACTTCAACATTATGCAACAATTATATCAGCACAACGATTTGACCACTTGCATTCTCTCAGCTGATTGTGTACAGCCACGCTATGAAATTGCATCTCACCACCCCCGCTACACGCCCACAGACAAAAAGCATTCCCCTCTTGTAGAAGGGTGAATTGCACCTCTCTCATCGGTTTCAACATCAACAGTAAAGATACTGAAGAGATCCTGTGTGGATACCCATTAGGAGGCAGAAGCAATTTTAAAGAGATAGAAGATAAAACTATCAACATTAAACAGAATTACTAacaaaaaatgttgaaaaccactgttaaaaaagattgaagaccactgttttaatcgtacctaaatgactcgttaGGTACACGGTtttataattccaaaggaaatgggccaatgacaatttttcacaagcaaaatattttagtagcaATTGagactacagcagtggttctcaaccttcccttcccagtcacataccaccttaagcaatcctcacagagcacttatggcagaggggttgcttaaagtggaatgtgattttagggggaagtttgaaaaccaccgtccTAAATCAATGGTTATCAatcttttatttccactcacataccactttaagtaatcccttactaatcacagagcaccgaatgGCATCAGTACTCTGTGGTTAataggggattacttaaggtggtatgtgagtgggaaaaataggttgagaatcactgtcctAAACCATTCATTTcctcattataacatttatatgCATGGACTTGCAACTGTTGATCTGTTATCTGTGAAGAACTAGGGTCGATTTTTACATGAGATATGGTGAAAATCCCAAATTCTTTGGCCATAAAattgggggtcaacttttacatgaggttgacttttacacgagtatatatggtaattATTTCTCTGACCTGGAGATGGGCATCTGTCTCCTCCAGtgctttctccactcttctcttcACTTGCCCAAGAGCATGAATCTCCATGATTATTTGATCAAGCTCATGATCAAGTTCCAATTTCCAGAAGCTGATGTCCTCTATCCTCTGCCCAATGTTAGCACTGGTATCATTCTGTATTTTCCTTGTCAGCTGAGCTTTGTCCTGGATGAGTCTTGATGTGTCCTCCCTGAGCTTCTCAGCATTATGCCTGGAACAATTGGATTGCTTGTAGTTGGTGTGGTTGGCCTCCAACCATTCACCCGGAGTGTATCTGCTGAAAAGGGCGATGCGATTTGAGGTTCCCGGGGAGCACGGGTCCATCGAAGGGCACGGGTCAATCACAGAGCAAGGATTCACTACGGGGCTGCTTACTGGCGGCCGGGGGGCGATGGCTGGACAGGAGTGCATCACCGGGTACGAAGGCACGGGGCAGTTGATTAGGGGACCCCCGCCCACTGTTGAGCACGAGGTCATCGGTGGGTAAGCGGTCATATTTGGGTACTGCCTCCCACACAGGTTCTTCGTATAGGGACCGAGCGTGCTGTTGACGCCTGCAACCTTGTAATAGGTGCTCGGTCTCCACGGCAGGTTAACGctactgcatctcgtttccaaatCGGCTGTGCAACACCTGCCATACATGGTGGCTACAGTGCCTACAAGAGAAATGGAATTCTATTAGCTTGAGGCGATGATAAATAGCTCTTGACTTCATGAGAAATCTAAGgcaatgaagaagaagaaaaaaacaattgGAGACAAAAGACAAAATGCAATCTTGGCTTCACCCAGATGTCAGACGGTGAGCACATATTACTATAGTAATGACATAAAACTTTCTCACGACGCATTATGACATGCACGACATCATAAAGTGGACCATGATGAGCAAGGCATACATGGCTGGCATCGTTCTTTCAACTAACGCGGTGCCAGATCTGGCCGACGGGACGCCTGCTGCGAGGGGAACGGCGAGCTCGGGGGGCGGCGGCGGGGGGGAGAGGCAGAGCGGGTGTTAACCCTCGGAAACGTCGCACGGGGGCCGCGAGAAGGGGGCGCCCGCGCCTCACGGAGAAACCACTTCCGAGTTAACGGCTCGCCCGTCACCTCGGCGCGCGCGCCGTCGCAGGGCCAGCCGGCTGGGCGCTGGAGCGGGGCCGCCCGGCGGTTGCCAGGGACGccgcaacatcccggacccttaGCAACGGAGTCAGCTGCTGGTGCAGAGGTTGCGCGCGCGCGGGCGGCGTCGGCGTGGACCCCAGCATCGCAAGCGGCGCCTACTCGAGTCAGGGGTCCATCTTGTTCCTCCATGTTGACGCCTGCGGTGGGTGGTGGCAGCCTATGAGCGATGACTTGATTCCAATCAGATGATGGATGCAAAGGGGTAAAATGCGCGTCATCCATCCCACTTAATCATGCATTAagcctattcccccccccccccaccttttctttGCTTGATATTGGCACATCTGGGCAGCATTTCCAGATCTAGATTGTGGGATTATTCCCCCTTCCCACAATGTACAGGTGgaagcacacaaaaaaaaatcactgcatcTTCTGCTGTTGATCTCCTGTTCCAGGCCCATCTTAGTCTAAatagtcaccccccccccctccaatttgTCCCTCTTAAAATGCTCTCAAAGTACAAGTCAGAGTTCAATTTGAGAGGAGACCCTATCCCTTGTCACGAGAAAGTGCTCTATTCCTTCAAAGGGAAAGAAGGTACAATTGCAGCAGTATTTCCACCCGGACTGGAGAGCCAAAGACAACCTGTATATAAGAAAGGTTACACATCAATCCCTCTTCCACGTGAACAAGGGCCACAGAAACATTTGCGCCCCCAAGAACTATTCTGATGGTGCTGTTTAATAATAGGCAATGGGTGGTCAGTATCTATCTTGATAGAGCAGGTTTGCTTGACTTAAGCCGCTTTCACAcatgccagtgatcccaggaatcgaacgtcaatcagcctttaaagtggcaagtgtgaaagcaaaatctgctcaacgccggcgtcatttcacgccggggattgcCGGCCTTGACCCCTAATATAATCCCCGGCGAGAtcgggcaagtgtgaaatgggcaattgcattgcaggcgcTTTCTATTAAAATTAGAACAGACCAAAAGCCGGGG is part of the Narcine bancroftii isolate sNarBan1 chromosome 12, sNarBan1.hap1, whole genome shotgun sequence genome and encodes:
- the LOC138747576 gene encoding tektin-3-like isoform X3, which codes for MLRRPWQPPGGPAPAPSRLALRRRARRGTVATMYGRCCTADLETRCSSVNLPWRPSTYYKVAGVNSTLGPYTKNLCGRQYPNMTAYPPMTSCSTVGGGPLINCPVPSYPVMHSCPAIAPRPPVSSPVVNPCSVIDPCPSMDPCSPGTSNRIALFSRYTPGEWLEANHTNYKQSNCSRHNAEKLREDTSRLIQDKAQLTRKIQNDTSANIGQRIEDISFWKLELDHELDQIIMEIHALGQVKRRVEKALEETDAHLQMVQECLYHREKRMGIDLVHDEVETQLLEEMRIIKCIQERLKRGIERATEQLANNRAAQHELERDLCDKCSAYWIDDKAHQLKNTSDGINYYCGIEQVNATISTPVSWLKYTEENILRSQCERAASSRLRDELEKLLAATSEELWKQFNNVNLAFTHRIFEIGDAKKKLQMHLAKVLQEIFQMECTIEELKMAIRQKEAPMKVAQTRLEERIKRPNMELCCDQPQHRNLYLCQF